Within the Flavobacterium sp. CG_23.5 genome, the region ATTTGAAAGATTTTATGATTACTACTTCAAAGAAATAGTATTCTTAAGCATTACTTTGAGACATTTCTTTTACAAATGGCTGAATAATAATTCCAGCAGTGTCAAATGCCAACTTACAATTTTCTAAAGTTTCAGCATAAACAATACCAAAATCTTCATTATTGACCCATGGTCGAACAGCAAGTTGTATGGAATTATCGGTCAAATTCTTTACTGACACTTCAAAGCTAGGGGTTTTAAGCACTTTAGGATTTTGATTTAAAACTGCAGTAATAATATCTTTTGCTTTTTTTATGTCAGTATCGTAGGAAATAGAAATCGTTAAATCCACTCTTCTAGAACCCTGCAAGGAGTAATTTGTGATTGTTCCATTTGATAAGGATCCGTTTGGTACAAAAATAGTTTGGTTGTTAGCCGTAATTAATTTGGTCACAAATATTTGGATTTCACTTACTGTTCCGGAAACACCTTGTGCCTCAATCGAATGGCCAACTTTAAATGGTTTAAAGACAATAATAAGCATTCCGCCGGCAAAATTAGATAATGAACCTTGAAGTGATAAACCCACAGCAAGCCCCATAGCTCCAAGAATGGCAACAAAAGAGGAGGTTTCAATTCCTAATTTTGAAATAAAAGAGACAAATAAAAGAACCCTTAACACCCAAAGTAATATATCAGCAAGAAACTTAGTTAAAGTAGGATCTAAATCCCTTTTTACCATTATTGTTCTAATGAATCTATTGATAAGTCTAATAACATAAAGTCCTGCAAATAGAATGAGGAATGCAGATATTAATTTTGGAGAATAATCAATTAATACTTTTGTAAAAGTGCTGGCATAATCCGTAATTTGACTTGGATCTAAGTTCATTTTCTAAAAATAAAAAACCCTCTCGTGAGAGAAGGTTGAGTTTGATTGGCAAAAATACATATAATTTATTTTCTAATAAACTAATCAGCGTCTTCTTCTATATTATTTATAGTTTTTTTAGCAATTTCGTGGGCTTCAGAATCTGCATCACTTATCAATTCACTAGTTTTTTCGGAAATTGAATGTGCAGTTTCGGATGCAATTACTTTCGATTCATCTACAACATCTTCAACTTTGTCTTTTGCATCTTCGATATTTTCTTTTACATTATGGGTAGTTTCTGAAGCAATAGCTTTCGATTCATTTACCGCATCATGTATATTTTCTTTTACATTATGTGTAGTTTCTGAAGCAATAGCTTTTGAATCTTCGGCTAAACTTTCAGTTTTGTCTTCACCAAAGTTGGTTTTTTCTTTTACGGTATCCACTACTTTTCCTAGCGCGTCACTGGCTTTTTCACTATACTCGCTAACCACTTCCTTTGCTTTATCGGCATAAACTCCAGATTTTTCTATAATTGGAGCTGCAGTTTCTTTTATCTTATCGATTGTTTCGTCTGCAAATGTCTCTGCTTTTTGAAGATAAGGTGATGCAGTTTCTTTTGCTTTATCTATTGTCTCTTCTGCAAATGTTTCTGCTTTTTCAATATAAGGCGTTGCCGCTTCTTTTGCTTGTTCGTAAGTTGTTTCAGCTTTATCGGCAAATTCACCAGCTGATTCTTTGGCTGAGCCAAATAATTTTTTAAAAAATGATGCTACTCCCATGGTCTTTTTATTTGATTAGTCTTACAATATTAAGCAATTTATATTAATATTGTTTTAATATCTAGTTAATAATTTGCTGAAAATCAGCATTTGGCATTATTTACGCGTAGTTTTTACAAGTATAAAAAAGGATGATTCCATCTATATTGTGTACTGCCAGAAAAGAAAAGTTTGTTTTTTTTGTGTATTTTTATTTTAGTAGGGGACTTAAAAACAAAAAAAAAGCGTCTCCAATGAAACGCCTCAATTTAATTTTTAAAATTACTCTATTCCAATTCGAATGTTAATTTTAAAGTTACTCTGTATTCTGAAATCTTACCGTCATTTACGGCAGCACTATGGTCTTTAACATATACAGAACGTATATTTTTTAACGATTTAGCTGCCTGAGTAACCCCTTTTCGAGTTGCATCTTCCCAACTAATTTCTGAATTAGCCAGCACTTCAATTACTTTTAATATTGACATGATTACTAGGTGTTAAATTAGATATTAAATGTACCAAATTTTTTAAAATTTTAATTTAAAATTAGTTGTTTTTTAATTTAATATTAACATTGTCAATTGGTTATGCGTTTTTAAAATGATTTTTATAAATGACCGATTGTTTATGCGTTTACCGCTTCCACTTTAATGTTTTCATCGTTCAGCATACTTTTCAACATGTTTTCGATGCCACTTTTTAACGTAAATGTTGAAGAAGGGCAACCACTACAAGCCCCTTGCAAAATTACTTTTACAGTTTTGTCATTTTCATCGTAGGAATCAAAAACGATGTTACCACCATCAGCAGCAACAGCCGGCTTTACATATTCTTCTAATATATTAATAATTTGCTGTGAAGTCACATCCAGATTATCGAAATCTTGATGCGTACTGTTTTCTTGTTTTGCACTAGCTTCAACTAAACTTTCATCAAGTACAGTTCCGCCATTTTCAATGTATTGCTTGATAAAACTTCTTAACTCTAGTGTTATTTCTTGCCATTCATTGATTTCATATTTAGTTACCGAGATGTAATTTTCGTCGATAAAAACTTCTTTTACATATGGGAATTTGAACAATTCTTTCGCTAATGGCGAAGGAGCAGTTTGATCAATATTTTTAAATTCAATAGCGTTTTTAGTCAACATCTTGCTAACTACAAATTTTAATGCTGCTGGATTGGGAGTTGTTTCTCCGTAAACAGTAATAGGCTGTTTTTTTGTTTTGTTTTCCTCGACATTGATAATTACTCCGCCATTGTTTACAAATGTTTCTATTTGTTCAGCAACGGCATCCTTAACATCTTCCCATTCTACAATGCTGTATTTTTCAATTGCAATGAAATTTGCTGAGATGTAAATTGTTTTTACAAATGGTAAGTAAAATAATTGTTGTGCTAGAGGGGAAGTTTTGGCTTCATCTATGTTTTTGAATTCAAAACTTTCATTTTGAGTAATGAAATCTTGGAATTCAAATTTTAGTATGGTTGGGTTTTGTGTTTCTTTTATGCTAACTTTTGTCATGATCTTTGTAAATTTTTACAAATTTAGTAAAGAAATTTTCCACGATTAGCTATATTTGAATATTAATAAAATAAATTAACAATAATTTAGTTATTCAATTAGATATTTGTATTTTTATTAGGGTAATAACCGTTCTATATAATTGTATTTCAATGTATAATAAAATTAAATTTTTAGTACTCCTTTTTTTTATATCGCAATATTCTTTTTCGCAAGAAGGAATTGCTGTTTATTCTGATTATTTATCAGACAATTATTATTTGATACATCCTTCTATGGCTGGTGCTGCCAATTGTTCTAAAATTAGATTAACGGCACGAAAACAATGGTTTGGTCAGGAAGATGCGCCTGAACTTCAAACCGTAAGTTTTAATGGAAGAATCACGGACAAAGCGGGAGCAGGGATTATTCTTTTTAATGATAAAAATGGGTATCACTCTCAAAAAGGAGTTAAGCTGACCTACGCTTATCATCTAATGTTTTCGAGAGATGATATTGATCTAAATCAATTGTCTTTCGGAATTAGTGCAGGTTTAATTCAAAGTCAATTAGACGAAACTGCTTTTTTACAATCTGGAGATTTTGATCCCATAATTGATGGGACTGTTGTACAAAAAGATTCCTATTTCAATGTTGATGTTGGTGCGTCATATAATTATTTGGATTTTTATGTTCATGGTACGGTGAAGAATGCCATTGAGACTAGGAGAGATATCTATACCGAATATGAAAGTGATAATTTAAGAAAGTATTTGTTGAGTGCCGGTTATGTATTTGGGGATAGGGATAGAATATTATGGGAACCATCAATTTTATTTCAATTGGTTGAAAAGACCCAAGAAAAGTCAATTGATCTTAATATGAAAGCGTATAAGAATTTTGATTTCGGGAAATTATGGGGAGGCTTATCTTACCGCAGAAGTTTTGATGGTGCTGAATATACGAGCGGAAGCGGAATTTCTAAACAGAAACTACAATATGTAACTCCTATTATTGGGGTTAATTTCAATAATTTTATGTTTGCTTATACTTATTCTCATGTCGCTGGGGCCATAAAATTCGATAATGGCGGTTATCACCAAATTACTTTAGGATTGAATTTATTTTGTAAACCTGAAAAGTACGAATGTTTTTGTCCTGCAATAAATTAATTATAGTACCATGCTGATTAAATCTGTTAACGGAAAAACACCTTCTATACCGAAGGATTGTTATGTAGCCGAAAATGCAACTATTGTGGGTGAGGTAACTTTTGGAGATTCTTGTAGTGTTTGGTTCAATGCGGTCATAAGAGGCGATGTGAATTTTATCAAAATAGGGAATAAAGTAAATATACAGGACGGTGCAATTATTCATTGCACGTATAAAAAACACCCAACAATTATAGGCAATAATGTTTCCATTGGTCACAATGCAATTGTGCATGGCTGTACCATTCATGACAATGTATTAATTGGAATGGGTGCGATCGTAATGGACAATTGTGTAATAGAAAGCAATTCTATTGTGGCAGCAGGAGCTGTAATTACCCAAAATACAGTTGTGGCCTCAGGAACTATATATGCCGGTGTTCCTGCGAAAAAGGTAAAAGATATTGATCAATCTGACTTTGCAGGGGAAATCGAGCGGATTTCGAATAATTATGTAATGTATTCCGGTTGGTTTAAAGAATCTACCGACGAAGACTAAATCTCTTATTTTAAAAATCTATTTCTTCGATAGTATATTTATTTTCCAGTATTTCAGATAATACTTTTGGATTGGTGTTGGTGTAGAATATAGGTTCGCTTTTTTCTGCTGAAGAAAAACCTATTTTCTCTTTCAATATTTTTTGTGTTTGTTTAGCAACCGCTTCTCCTGAATCAATTATTTGTATGTATGGTGGAAGTATGTTTTTTATTTGAGAAATAAGGTAAGGATAATGACTGCAGCCTAATACCAGATAGTCTATATTAGCTTCAATCATGGGCGTAAGATAGGAGTGGAGTAGTTTCGTCATTTCAGGTGAGTTGATATCGCCATTCTCAATGAGCTGAACTAATCCATGACCAACCTGTTCTATTATTTTGGTGTCTTGATACTTTTCAGTAGTCTTGTTAAATAATTCGCTGTTAAGCGTTCCTTGTGTGGCTAAAATACCGATTATTTGCGTCTTAGAATGATTTACAGCCGGTTTTATCGCTGGTTCTATACCAATGAAAGGGACATTGTATTTTCTTCTTAACTCTTCAATAGCATTAGTAGTTGCGGTGTTACAAGCTACTACGATTAATTTGCAATTCATCTGGAGGAGAAGTTCAGTATTCTTCATGCTTAATGCAATAATCTCGTCCTTTGATTTCTGACCATAAGGAGCATTCTTGCTATCCGCTAAATAAATTGTTTTTTCATTTGGTAATAAATGGTGTATTTCTCTCCAAATTGAAGTCCCGCCAATCCCTGAGTCAAAAATCCCTATTGGTTGAGTGTTACTATTCATAAAAACAAAGTTACGTGCTACCGTTTATATTTCCTAAAAATTATTTTCATAAAAAAAAACTGCTCTATTCCAATTGAATGAGCAGTTTTGTATACTAATTGTGTGTTTTTTAGAAACCTAAATCTTTCTTCACATCAGCAGTCAAGTTTGGACCATCAGCTAATAAAAGTGTAGAACCATCTAATACATATTGGAACCCTTTAGCTTTACCTACTTTTTGGATTGAAGCTCTTACTTTTTCCATTAATGGTTTTACGATATCAGATTCTTTTTGTTGCAATTCTTTTTGAGCATTGTCTCTAAAGTCTTGGATTCTTTTTCCCATATCTTGCACTTCTTTTGAACGTTCTCCATTTACAGCTTCAGTTACAGTTGCAGATTCTCCATCGTATTTTTTTAATTTTGTTTGGTATTCTTCCACCATTTTTTTATAGTTGGCGTCATAAGTACCACTCAATTTCTCCAATTGTTTTTGAGCATCAATCATAGATGGCATTTTTGACATAATTTCACTTACATCAACATGTGCTGTCTTTGCTTGTGCATTAATTGTTTGATTTGCTCCAAAGAATAGTATTCCGGCAATAAGTAAAGTTTTAATTTGTTTCATCGTTTTTAAAATATTTAATATTAATTTTTGTTTGTATTCTCTTTTAATTTTTCTGCTTTTGCTTTTTTAAGTGCTTCTCTTTCTTCTAGTATTTTTTTCTTTTTTTCTTCCAATGCTTTTTTGCGATCTTCTATTACCTTTTTACGGTCTTCTAAAATCTTTGATCTTTCGTCTGCTTGTTTAATTTTAGTCTCTTCTAGAACTTTTTTTGAAGCTAATTTAGTCGAGTCATTTGCAGTCGTTGTTGTTTTTACTTCGTCTGTTTTAGAAGAGGCAGAAACCGTGCCAGTTTTTTTAGCTTCTCTTTCGGAAAGAAGTTGTTTTCTTCTATCGTCAAATTCTTTTTTCTTTTGCTCCTGAAGTAGTTTTCGATCAGCGATAATCTGGTCTCTTGCTGCTTTTTTCTCGTCCAATGCTTTTTTTCTATCCGCTAAAACTGGATTTTCATCCACTGCATCTTCCTTACTTTCTTTGACTTGTTGGTCTTTAAGTTGTTTTTTACTTAACTGCTCTCTTTTTTCAGTACGGTTCAGCACTCGCAAAACCTGCTCGCTAACGTCAAATCTTTTTGCTGCAAAAAGCATCGTCAAATCAGATGATTTGTCAAAAATAAAATCATATTTTTTTGCTTCAGCTATATCTTGAATGGCAGTAAATACTTGATCTTGTATTGGCTTTGCCAAAACTGATTTTTGCTGCATTAAATCACCAGTTGGACCAAATCTTTTCTGCTGGTAATCTACTATTTCATTTTCCAGAAACTTAATTTCAGTTTCTCTTTCGTCAATTAGTTCTTTTGTTAATAACGCTTTTTCTGCCTTTAGCGCCTCTTTCAGTTTATTGACATCTAATTTTTTTACTTCAATTTCTTGCTTCCATTTTTGAGCTTTTTGATCTAATTGGCTCTTGGCTTCGGTATAATCAGTTACATTTTCTAAAATGTACTCCATATCAATATAGCCTATTTTGGTTCCTCGGGTTTGCCCTTTGACTGTGTTTAAAACGATCACGGCTAAAAATAGAAATAAAAATTGTTTTCTCATAACGGTTTAGTATTAGAAAATTTTATGTCATTTTTTTTTAAAATTGTTGTCCAATGATAAAATGTGTTTCCCATCCATTAGCTTTTGCTGTTCCAGGCAAAGCATCAAAACCATATCCAAAATCAATACCTAGTAATCCAAATGCAGGCATGAATACACGTAAACCAGCTCCAGCGGAACGATTCAATGAAAACGGATTGTAGCTTTTGAAATCTGCATAAGAAGATCCAGCTTCCAAGAAAGTCAACGCATAAATAGATGCCGATGATTTCAACGTTATTGGATAACGCAATTCCATTGAGAATTTATTATATACCGTTGCTCCAATTTGTTCATTTGTGCCCTCTTTTACTGGAGTTAAAGAATTGTTTGGATATCCTCTTAATTGTATCGTTTCTCTTCCATCCATCGAATAATTTGCTAATCCGTCTCCACCTAAATAGAATCTTTCAAATGGCACAACGCCTCTTTCTTGATTGTATGCGCCAAGGAATCCAAATTCGGTCAAAGTTCGCAGTACTAATTTACCATAAATTTTCGTGTACCAGTCGGCTTTGAACTTTATTTTGTAATATTCTAACCAATTAAATTTCTTTTGGTCAACTAATGCAGGGTCAGCGGCAGCATTTTGAAGGTTGTCAATTGATACTCTATTTGGGGTCGTGTTTGAAGCACTTGGAATAGCTTCTACATAATCTCCTTCATTCACTTGAATTCCGTTTGAACCAGTATAAGTTGCTCCCTTATGTTTGTATTTATATTCTTGCTTGTCTCCTAAGGTTGCATAATCAATTCCGTTCATTAAGGAATAAGGTGGAGTTACTTTTGCTGAAATACTAAATTCTGAACCATAAGTAGGGAAAATGGGGTTAGTTCCTTTGTTACTTCTTGTTAAACCTATAGTGTAAGCTAAATTTCTAGATGTTCCATTTCCAAATGTAAATAAACCTGTATTGTAATTATTTAAGTCATAATGTTGGTAACTTACGGATTGAGACAATACAAAGAAATCATCCGGCACAGTCAGTCTTTTTGCCAAACCTACAGATAAGGTTAGAATATTAAAGCTTTTCGTTTTGTCGACTCTTTGCGTAATATAATTATTTAAGAACTGCTTGCTGTATGACAATGAGGTGCTGAATTGAACAGGTTTCTTTTGTCCAAACCAAGGTTCTGAAAAGGACATACTATACGTTTGGAAATAAGTACTTCCTTGTAATCGTAAGGAAACTTTTTGTCCGTCACCCATTGGTAAAGGCTTGTAAGCATCTTTGTTTAAAATATTCCTTGCAGAGAAGTTGTTAAAAGACAATCCTAAAGTTCCTATGAAACCACCACCACCGTAACCTCCTTGAAGTTCGATTTGGCTGGATCCTTTTTCAACAAGATTGTATTCAATATCAACCGTTCCTGCGCTAGAATCTACATTTTTAAAT harbors:
- a CDS encoding mechanosensitive ion channel family protein — translated: MNLDPSQITDYASTFTKVLIDYSPKLISAFLILFAGLYVIRLINRFIRTIMVKRDLDPTLTKFLADILLWVLRVLLFVSFISKLGIETSSFVAILGAMGLAVGLSLQGSLSNFAGGMLIIVFKPFKVGHSIEAQGVSGTVSEIQIFVTKLITANNQTIFVPNGSLSNGTITNYSLQGSRRVDLTISISYDTDIKKAKDIITAVLNQNPKVLKTPSFEVSVKNLTDNSIQLAVRPWVNNEDFGIVYAETLENCKLAFDTAGIIIQPFVKEMSQSNA
- a CDS encoding dodecin family protein, encoding MSILKVIEVLANSEISWEDATRKGVTQAAKSLKNIRSVYVKDHSAAVNDGKISEYRVTLKLTFELE
- a CDS encoding NifU family protein gives rise to the protein MTKVSIKETQNPTILKFEFQDFITQNESFEFKNIDEAKTSPLAQQLFYLPFVKTIYISANFIAIEKYSIVEWEDVKDAVAEQIETFVNNGGVIINVEENKTKKQPITVYGETTPNPAALKFVVSKMLTKNAIEFKNIDQTAPSPLAKELFKFPYVKEVFIDENYISVTKYEINEWQEITLELRSFIKQYIENGGTVLDESLVEASAKQENSTHQDFDNLDVTSQQIINILEEYVKPAVAADGGNIVFDSYDENDKTVKVILQGACSGCPSSTFTLKSGIENMLKSMLNDENIKVEAVNA
- a CDS encoding type IX secretion system membrane protein PorP/SprF codes for the protein MYNKIKFLVLLFFISQYSFSQEGIAVYSDYLSDNYYLIHPSMAGAANCSKIRLTARKQWFGQEDAPELQTVSFNGRITDKAGAGIILFNDKNGYHSQKGVKLTYAYHLMFSRDDIDLNQLSFGISAGLIQSQLDETAFLQSGDFDPIIDGTVVQKDSYFNVDVGASYNYLDFYVHGTVKNAIETRRDIYTEYESDNLRKYLLSAGYVFGDRDRILWEPSILFQLVEKTQEKSIDLNMKAYKNFDFGKLWGGLSYRRSFDGAEYTSGSGISKQKLQYVTPIIGVNFNNFMFAYTYSHVAGAIKFDNGGYHQITLGLNLFCKPEKYECFCPAIN
- a CDS encoding gamma carbonic anhydrase family protein, whose protein sequence is MLIKSVNGKTPSIPKDCYVAENATIVGEVTFGDSCSVWFNAVIRGDVNFIKIGNKVNIQDGAIIHCTYKKHPTIIGNNVSIGHNAIVHGCTIHDNVLIGMGAIVMDNCVIESNSIVAAGAVITQNTVVASGTIYAGVPAKKVKDIDQSDFAGEIERISNNYVMYSGWFKESTDED
- the murI gene encoding glutamate racemase, whose product is MNSNTQPIGIFDSGIGGTSIWREIHHLLPNEKTIYLADSKNAPYGQKSKDEIIALSMKNTELLLQMNCKLIVVACNTATTNAIEELRRKYNVPFIGIEPAIKPAVNHSKTQIIGILATQGTLNSELFNKTTEKYQDTKIIEQVGHGLVQLIENGDINSPEMTKLLHSYLTPMIEANIDYLVLGCSHYPYLISQIKNILPPYIQIIDSGEAVAKQTQKILKEKIGFSSAEKSEPIFYTNTNPKVLSEILENKYTIEEIDF
- a CDS encoding OmpH family outer membrane protein gives rise to the protein MKQIKTLLIAGILFFGANQTINAQAKTAHVDVSEIMSKMPSMIDAQKQLEKLSGTYDANYKKMVEEYQTKLKKYDGESATVTEAVNGERSKEVQDMGKRIQDFRDNAQKELQQKESDIVKPLMEKVRASIQKVGKAKGFQYVLDGSTLLLADGPNLTADVKKDLGF
- a CDS encoding OmpH family outer membrane protein, translated to MRKQFLFLFLAVIVLNTVKGQTRGTKIGYIDMEYILENVTDYTEAKSQLDQKAQKWKQEIEVKKLDVNKLKEALKAEKALLTKELIDERETEIKFLENEIVDYQQKRFGPTGDLMQQKSVLAKPIQDQVFTAIQDIAEAKKYDFIFDKSSDLTMLFAAKRFDVSEQVLRVLNRTEKREQLSKKQLKDQQVKESKEDAVDENPVLADRKKALDEKKAARDQIIADRKLLQEQKKKEFDDRRKQLLSEREAKKTGTVSASSKTDEVKTTTTANDSTKLASKKVLEETKIKQADERSKILEDRKKVIEDRKKALEEKKKKILEEREALKKAKAEKLKENTNKN
- a CDS encoding outer membrane protein assembly factor encodes the protein MRLLLVIKKENVDLEKQVNKLNNFLVLHKSIRIALTVLIFGSLTQIKAQDRVPFDQGKKYILADVAVVGKISFNTQTVITFAGLQKGQEIIIPGEEISSAIKKLGKLGLFDEISFYVNKIQNDSIYLDLNLVELPKLNEVKFVGIKKNKTEALIKDNSLTKGKIVNENLITTTKNYIENKYKKEGYYNTKVTITTKADTTKVSQVNMLVNIDKGDKVKIQSIDFDGNKQLSDKVLRNAMKDTKQKNPLRILKASKFVQAKYKTDLEKVIAAYKEKGYRDARILSDSVSYNKDKKALAIKINVEEGNKYYFGNIKFLGNTVYSDQLLGRILGVKKGETYNGVLLEKRIADKSKPDGEDITNLYQNSGYLFSNINAVEVKTANDTIDFEIRVTEGPLAYFNKITVVGNDKTNDRVIYRELRTKPGEKYSKEELVRTIREIGQLGFFDPEAIDPKFKNVDSSAGTVDIEYNLVEKGSSQIELQGGYGGGGFIGTLGLSFNNFSARNILNKDAYKPLPMGDGQKVSLRLQGSTYFQTYSMSFSEPWFGQKKPVQFSTSLSYSKQFLNNYITQRVDKTKSFNILTLSVGLAKRLTVPDDFFVLSQSVSYQHYDLNNYNTGLFTFGNGTSRNLAYTIGLTRSNKGTNPIFPTYGSEFSISAKVTPPYSLMNGIDYATLGDKQEYKYKHKGATYTGSNGIQVNEGDYVEAIPSASNTTPNRVSIDNLQNAAADPALVDQKKFNWLEYYKIKFKADWYTKIYGKLVLRTLTEFGFLGAYNQERGVVPFERFYLGGDGLANYSMDGRETIQLRGYPNNSLTPVKEGTNEQIGATVYNKFSMELRYPITLKSSASIYALTFLEAGSSYADFKSYNPFSLNRSAGAGLRVFMPAFGLLGIDFGYGFDALPGTAKANGWETHFIIGQQF